From one Mya arenaria isolate MELC-2E11 chromosome 4, ASM2691426v1 genomic stretch:
- the LOC128229993 gene encoding cytochrome P450 4B1-like — protein MLVYVLIIVLCWALWKTIVFLWRRQQQKQLFNDIPLVFDHHWFWGLAKKASNVHDAVEIQKRFVAEVRPKWYCSWLLLIEPALFPSSPDVFREVYSAIDVPKRHGWSGPYRMFAAWVGDGLLTSNGKKWERNRRLLTPAFHFDILKSYVVVYNKVVDIFMDRVGEACADGRSVDVYPYVSRATLDTMLRCGMSYMDDGIQNNKDQHPYVVAIHRLGTLLMERVLNPVHYLDFIYYHTAKGKEFRKLSTSVQQFAMDIIEKRRKSLDAGENVSERRSKDFLDILITARDDSGAGLTETEIMDEVSTFLFAGHDTTASAIGWSLYALGMYPDIQGKVREEVEEAIGQDDPTLEGLGQFQYTTCFIKEVLRYYCPVPAQSRVLAHPLTVQGKTFRPGQIIDIGMNSLHHNPAVWGEDHNEFQPERFFSKNSLHRDPFAFLPFAAGQRNCIGQNFAMNEIKAFLSVVVRRFTISTDPDRPAVPYAEVTTRAKDGIYLHFQHRRKY, from the exons ATGCTGGTTTATGTGCTTATAATAGTGTTATGTTGGGCTTTATGGAAAACTATAGTATTTTTGTGGAGACGTCAGCagcaaaaacaactttttaacgACATTCCGCTAGTTTTCGATCACCACTGGTTTTGGGGACTTGCCAAAAAG GCTTCAAATGTACACGATGCCGTCGAGATTCAGAAGCGGTTTGTTGCGGAAGTGCGACCCAAGTGGTACTGCTCGTGGTTGCTGTTAATCGAGCCCGCGCTGTTCCCGAGCTCCCCGGATGTGTTCCGTGAGGTGTATTCCGCCATCGACGTACCTAAGCGGCATGGATGGTCAGGGCCGTACAGAATGTTCGCTGCCTGGGTCG GTGATGGCCTCCTGACCAGTAACGGCAAGAAATGGGAGCGGAATCGACGTCTCCTCACTCCTGCTTTTCATTTCGATATCCTGAAATCCTACGTCGTCGTCTATAACAAAGTCGTGGACATCTTCATG GATCGGGTCGGAGAGGCGTGCGCGGACGGCCGGAGCGTGGACGTGTATCCGTACGTTAGCCGGGCCACTCTGGACACCATGTTGAGGTGTGGCATGTCCTACATGGACGACGGAATACAGAATAACAA GGACCAGCATCCATACGTTGTGGCAATCCACAGATTGGGGACACTGCTCATGGAAAGAGTACT TAATCCTGTCCACTATTTGGATTTCATCTACTACCATACAGCGAAAGGAAAGGAATTCAGGAAGTTGTCAACCTCGGTCCAACAGTTTGCTATGGATATAATTGAGAAGCGCAGAAAGTCCTTG GATGCTGGCGAGAATGTGTCTGAGCGGCGGAGTAAGGACTTCCTGGACATCCTGATCACAGCCAGGGACGACAGCGGCGCCGGTCTCACAGAAACTGAAATCATGGACGAAGTCAGCACCTTCCTCTTCGCTG GTCACGATACTACGGCGTCTGCTATTGGTTGGAGCCTGTACGCACTAGGGATGTATCCGGACATACAGGGGAAGGTCAGGGAGGAGGTGGAGGAGGCCATCGGGCAGGATGACCCTACCTT AGAAGGCCTTGGTCAGTTCCAATACACGACGTGTTTCATAAAGGAAGTGCTTCGTTATTATTGCCCGGTGCCGGCCCAGTCCCGTGTGCTCGCCCACCCACTGACCGTACAGGGGAAGACCTTCCGTCCAGGGCAGATAATCGACATTGGCATGAACTCCCTCCATCACAACCCAGCAGTCTGGGGCGAAGATCACAAC GAGTTCCAGCCCGAGCGTTTCTTTTCAAAGAACAGTCTTCACCGAGACCCATTCGCCTTCCTGCCCTTCGCTGCTGGTCAAAG aaATTGTATTGGGCAGAATTTTGCTATGAACGAAATAAAGGCGTTCTTGTCGGTCGTCGTAAGAAG GTTCACAATCTCGACGGACCCTGACCGGCCCGCGGTTCCTTACGCCGAGGTTACCACGCGAGCGAAGGACGGTATTTACCTCCACTTCCAGCACAGGCGGAAATACTAA
- the LOC128230964 gene encoding uncharacterized protein LOC128230964, with protein MYEFDCKPDASVITHGGQFIAVQFENQYGYIHKDTNIQSQTCPGSPPATDIGTIINIKAQHPTTNFNNADSSIVDYHVTSPNNNTDNQACSAGNNKYYYYYNYTDGNANNNANNNHNNETIPSSTPTHSTSTTTTRRTTTTTTLPTTTTTLKAPTTEYAYWKQAANVTGTPLQYIGLGYNLLTGNPEMASDPALLLDKRVLQLTKTETTEVQEASVQLGSTCSNSKRHTLVHGSLSLQGEMKAFVQASSTHPPSLTGSSFTGNSEFVKAQTKLNAGEEVYQDHVITCKLGTAQYDLVGAQSNHFTVSHDFAKAVCNLSTFDSSSESQYLTFLDQWGTDPSVLDHSGYFKGHTSSLTINMGRYNQSALATHSFGSPDQLTVGIISNPKPIRIEVAPIFDFIQWNYFQPIMFELKARHECVDTMQAHDLQLIANNVRSVMAQYGQHKGATGTTDHPLQAPVTWPLGKFGLMKAASGCPGNDVHWVQGWRKHDTEDSGAHNYFTPGVNNYLSGYFYTNNIKTNFCIKNTRSVTSYDTNWPKGSYCILKYGGSCPFGFQNGFILWDDEDVNNHNERGGTLPDGEYGSNTKIYYCCRNDGRTSTAISLPTDRPFILMRLTAACQAVYGMGVTDVFVRWDDDDFINNSGRGGLHPYDDGGSKDHMLHFCYYHSTAHGGIVG; from the exons ATGTATGAGTTTGACTGTAAACCGGACGCCAGCGTTATCACACACGGTGGCCAATTCATAGCTGTACAATTTGAGAATCAG TACGGCTATATACACAAGGACACCAATATACAGTCCCAGACTTGCCCTGGCAGCCCACCCGCCACTGATATAGGTACAATAATCAACAT aaaagctCAGCACCCAACAACTAACTTCAACAACGCCGACAGCAGCATTGTCGACTACCACGTTACCAGTCCAAATAACAACACCGACAACCAAGCCTGTTCCGCCGGAAACAAcaagtactactactactacaactacaccGACGGCAACGCCAACAACAACgccaacaacaaccacaacaacgA AACTATACCATCATCTACACCAACACATTCCACATCGACAACAACAACGAGAAGaaccaccacaacaacaactttacctacaacaacaacaacgctTAAAGCTCCTACAACAGAATATGCGTACTGGAAGCAAGCCG CCAATGTTACCGGCACGCCCCTCCAGTACATCGGCTTGGGCTACAATCTGCTCACAGGAAATCCGGAAATGGCATCAGACCCAGCACTCCTGCTGGATAAACGCGTACTTCAg TTGACAAAGACGGAAACCACGGAAGTCCAAGAGGCTTCAGTACAGCTTGGCTCCACCTGCTCAAACAGCAAACGGCACACCCTCGTCCATGGATCCTTGTCCCTACAGGGCGAAATGAAGGCATTTGTACAGGCATCGT CAACACACCCTCCGTCATTGACAGGTTCAAGTTTCACTGGAAATTCAG AGTTTGTCAAAGCGCAGACGAAACTGAACGCTGGTGAAGAGGTGTACCAGGACCACGTGATCACATGCAAACTGGGAACAGCTCAGTATGACCTTGTAGGCGCGCAGTCGAATCACTTCACAGTTTCTCATGACTTCGCCAAGGCTGTGTGCAACCTGTCGACATTTGACAGCTCCTCTGAGTCGCAATATCTTACTTTCCTCGATCAATGGGGCACG GATCCAAGCGTACTTGACCATTCCGGCTATTTCAAAGGTCACACATCCTCATTGACCATTAATATGGGCAGGTATAACCAGAGCGCACTCGCTACACATTCCTTTGGATCTCCAGATCAGCTGACTGTCGGGATTATTTCCAACCCCAAACCCATCCGAATTGAGGTTGCGCCGATCTTTGACTTTATACAGTGGAATTACTTTCAACCG ATCATGTTTGAGTTGAAAGCGCGCCACGAGTGTGTGGACACGATGCAGGCCCACGACCTCCAGCTGATTGCCAACAACGTCCGGTCTGTTATGGCTCAATATGGACAACACAAGGGGGCGACCGGAACCACTG ATCATCCGTTGCAAGCGCCTGTGACATGGCCACTCGGCAAGTTTGGATTGATGAAAGCTGCTTCCGGTTGCCCAGGGAACGACGTCCACTGGGTACAAGGCTGGCGCAAACATGATACGGAAGACTCCGGCGCGCATAACTACTTCACCCCTGGagtcaataattatttaagtg gATATTTTTACACCAACAACATCAAAACCAATTTCTGTATTAAGAACACTCGTTCTGTCACAAGCTACGACACCAACTGGCCGAAAGGTTCCTACTGTATACTAAAGTACGGAGGTTCCTGTCCTTTTG GTTTTCAGAACGGGTTCATACTCTGGGACGATGAAGACGTGAACAATCACAATGAACGAGGAGGAACTCTGCCGGATGGCGAATACGGCAGCAACACCAAGATTTACTATTGCTGCAG GAACGATGGTCGGACATCGACAGCGATTAGCCTGCCAACGGACCGGCCTTTTATCCTGATGCGCCTGACGGCCGCCTGCCAAGCCGTGTACGGTATGGGTGTCACGGACGTGTTTGTGCGCTGGGACGACGACGACTTTATCAACAACAGCGGTCGCGGTGGTTTGCACCCGTACGATGACGGCGGCTCCAAGGACCACATGCTACACTTCTGCTACTATCACTCCACCGCTCATGGAGGAATTGTCGGATAA
- the LOC128230965 gene encoding uncharacterized protein LOC128230965 translates to MYEFDCKPDASVITHGGQFIAVQFEKQYGYVQKDNNIESQTCPDSPPATDIVTTTPMTTPTTTTTPTTSTTTITTQRITPSSTPTHSTSTTTTRRTTTTRTTTTTTVPTTTTTLKATTTEYAYWKQAANVTGTPLQYIGVGYNLLTGNPEMATDPALLLDKRVLQLTKTETTEVQEASVQLGSTCTNSKRHALVHGSLSLQGEMKAFVQASSTHPPSLTGSSFTGNSEFVKAQTTLNAGEEVYQDHVITCKMGTAQYDLAGAQSNHYTVSHDFAKAVCNLTTLDSSSESQYLNFLDQWGTSVVTMADLGTRTIKRHKLTVPALFQHVQISDPSVLDHSGYFKGHTSSLTINVGRYNQSALATHSFGSPDQLTVGIISNPKPIRIEVAPIFDFIQWIYFQPIMFELKARHECVDTMQAHDLQLIANNVRSVMAQYGQHKGATGTTDHSLQAPVTWPLGKFGLMKAASGCPGNDVHWVQGWRKHDTEDSGAHNYFTPGVNNYLSGYFYSNNIKTDFCIKNTPSVTSYDTNWPRGSYCILKYGGSCPFGFQNGFIFWDDEDVNNNNERGGTLPDGEYGSNTKIYYCCRNDGRTSTAISLPTDRPFILMRLTATCQAVYGMGVTDVFVRWDDDDFINNSGRGGMHPYDDGGSKDHMLHFCYYHSTAHGGIVG, encoded by the exons ATGTATGAGTTTGACTGTAAACCGGACGCCAGCGTTATCACACACGGTGGCCAATTCATAGCTGTACAATTTGAGAAACAG TACGGCTATGTACAAAAGGACAACAATATAGAGTCACAGACTTGCCCTGACAGCCCACCCGCCACTGATATAG TGACAACGACACCGATGACAACaccaacgacaacaacaacaccaacaacaagtactactaccattacaacACAAAGAATTACACCATCATCTACACCAACACATTCCACATCGACAACAACAACGAGAAGAACCACCACCACTAGAACCACCACAACAACGACTGTgcctacaacaacaacaacgctTAAAGCGACTACAACAGAATATGCGTACTGGAAGCAAGCCG CCAATGTGACCGGCACGCCCCTCCAGTACATCGGCGTGGGCTACAATCTGCTCACGGGAAACCCGGAAATGGCCACAGACCCAGCACTCCTGCTGGATAAACGCGTACTCCAG CTGACAAAGACGGAAACCACGGAAGTCCAAGAGGCTTCAGTACAGCTTGGATCAACCTGCACAAACAGCAAACGGCACGCCCTTGTCCATGGATCCTTGTCCCTACAGGGCGAAATGAAAGCATTTGTGCAAGCATCGT cAACACACCCTCCGTCATTGACAGGATCAAGTTTCACAGGAAATTCAG AGTTTGTCAAAGcgcaaacgacactgaacgctGGGGAAGAGGTCTACCAGGACCACGTGATCACATGCAAAATGGGAACAGCTCAGTATGACCTTGCAGGCGCGCAGTCGAATCACTACACAGTTTCTCATGACTTCGCCAAGGCTGTGTGCAACCTTACAACATTGGACAGCTCCTCTGAGTCGCAATATCTTAATTTCCTCGATCAATGGGGCACG AGCGTTGTGACTATGGCAGACTTGGGGACACGGACGATTAAACGCCACAAATTGACTGTTCCTGCATTATTTCAACATGTCCAAATATCG GATCCAAGCGTACTTGACCATTCCGGCTATTTCAAAGGTCACACATCCTCATTGACCATTAATGTGGGCAGGTATAACCAGAGCGCACTCGCTACACATTCCTTTGGATCCCCAGATCAGCTGACCGTCGGGATTATTTCCAACCCCAAACCCATCCGAATTGAGGTTGCGCCGATCTTTGACTTTATACAGTGGATTTACTTTCAACCG ATCATGTTTGAGTTGAAAGCGCGCCACGAGTGTGTGGACACGATGCAGGCCCACGACCTCCAGCTGATTGCCAACAACGTCCGGTCTGTAATGGCTCAGTACGGACAACACAAGGGGGCGACCGGAACCACAG ATCATTCGTTGCAAGCGCCTGTGACATGGCCACTCGGCAAGTTTGGATTGATGAAGGCTGCTTCCGGTTGCCCAGGGAACGACGTCCACTGGGTACAAGGCTGGCGCAAACATGATACGGAAGACTCCGGCGCGCATAACTACTTCACCCCTGGagtcaataattatttaagtg GATATTTTTACTCGAACAACATCAAAACCGATTTCTGTATTAAGAACACCCCTTCTGTCACAAGCTACGACACCAACTGGCCAAGAGGTTCCTATTGTATACTGAAGTACGGAGGTTCCTGTCCTTTTG GTTTCCAAAACGGGTTCATTTTCTGGGACGATGAAGACGTGAACAACAACAATGAACGAGGCGGAACTCTGCCGGATGGCGAATACGGCAGCAACACCAAAATTTACTATTGCTGCAG GAACGATGGCCGGACATCGACGGCGATTAGCCTGCCCACGGACCGGCCCTTTATCCTGATGCGCCTGACGGCCACCTGTCAGGCCGTGTACGGTATGGGTGTCACGGACGTGTTCGTGCGCTGGGACGACGACGACTTTATCAACAACAGCGGTCGCGGTGGTATGCACCCGTACGATGACGGCGGCTCCAAGGACCACATGCTGCACTTCTGCTACTATCACTCCACCGCTCATGGAGGAATTGTCGGATAA